The genomic window CAATGCTAGTTGGTCGTCTACTTCCAAGCTTTGAAATGATTGAACAGCTTGCTTAATATCTGGATCGTTAGTTTGAGTAAATGTCATAGTAACCTCTGCTTAATTGAATAACTACAGTCTTTTTCAAATTGATTGAAAAAACTATACTGTGTTGGATTTAATACTTAGAAAATGTCTAAAATGACAACTTCCTATGAAGGTTAACAAAGGCAGAAACGACTATTAAACCCACTATAGACAGAGGTATATAACCTAACTCAAGATAGAGGTAGCGATCGCGTCGTTTATCAACAGCAAAATAAATAATCTGAATTTCCATTGGTATTTTTTTATGATTTAGCCCAGCAAATTATCTCAAAACTTCTAATTTCTTTACGAATACTGGACGATCGCGTTACTCTTAGCGCATATTGTATGCGTCCCCCTAAAGAAGTAAATCAACTTGTGAAAACTGAAATTCGCTACAAACCAGCGTTTGCGACGATTTTTTTGACTCTCAACCCTGGCGAAACTATCACGGCGGAAGCTGGGGCTATGACTAGCATGGATTCGCAATTATCAATGCGAACCGAGTTTTCGGGTGGGTTAATACCGGGACTATTAAAAAAGTTTTTTGGTGGCGAGTCTTTGTTTGTGAATGTTTTTACCAATCAAACTAAAGATCCACTGAAGTTAACTTTAACTCAATCTACGATTGGCGATATTGACAGAATCGATCTAAATAACAGTGA from Synechocystis sp. PCC 7509 includes these protein-coding regions:
- a CDS encoding TIGR00266 family protein; translated protein: MVFFYDLAQQIISKLLISLRILDDRVTLSAYCMRPPKEVNQLVKTEIRYKPAFATIFLTLNPGETITAEAGAMTSMDSQLSMRTEFSGGLIPGLLKKFFGGESLFVNVFTNQTKDPLKLTLTQSTIGDIDRIDLNNSEICFQPGAYIAHTPGINMGVQWAGFASFFAGEGLFKLRLSGKGRVFFGAYGGITKKRISNEFIVDSGHLVAYEPQIKMSIKLAGGLWGSVTSGEGIVNRLSGQGEIYLQSRSVDGLVRYLRPKLR